A segment of the bacterium genome:
GGTAAGCAAGTGATCTGATAGCAGCATGCCGTGTCTTTTTTTGTCTCATTTGTTCCTTATAAAACGCGGATGCCCAGCGGCTGAAAAGAATCGATTCTCCGGCAAACTCTACGAAACTTTGTCTCCCAAATTTGGGACATGCCCAGCGCCAATGAATCCATGTGTGTTTGCCGCTACGCTCGGTAACCGGCGCGGTTCCGTAGAATTGCTGAATTTCAAGTGCTGACTCGAAACGATCACGGTCTGTGCCCAGGGCTACCGCAAGCCGCGGCGCTAAGGCCGGACCAGCTCCCGGGAAACTTTGAAAAATCTCCCGATCCGGATGCGCCTGAAATGCCTTTGCAATCTCCTTGTCAAAACGATCTATCTGGCTCAGCAGAGGTCTCAGCTCTTCTACTAGTGCCTCGATCATTAGCGCGCTGGACGAAACAATCGCTTCATCTTCGGTCAACGCACGAGCCGTTCGAATCTCGGCAATCCGCTGATCAACGAGTTGAACGTACCTGCAGTTATGCTGATAGTAGAATTTTCGAAGCTGTGCGGGCCTGGCTTTCTGCAACTGTCCTAATGAAGGCCATCGGCTCAAAAAATCGCATGCCATTTTTGTTCTCACTTGAGCTACTGAATCCAAAGCCTGTGGATAATATCCTTTGAGTAAACCGGTGATTTGATTCCTGATGGCTGTAGTCCGATTCACCAATTTCCGACGAAACTCGACCAGCATTCGCAGTTTACGCGTCTGGGGATCTTCAGGAAACCAGGCCTTCAAACGGTCCTGATGAGAACGCAAAAACTGGAGCAATAACTCAGCATCTGTTGGATCGTCTTTTGCTCCGCTGCCGCAGAGTGCTTCCCGGTACCGTGCCAGTGACTTCGGATTGATCGGATACAACACCATGAATTCACATCCGATTAATCCGTAGATCAATGGTCCTCTGGTTTGCTCAACGGCGATGGCGATTTTGCTGCCGGCAAATCGGATCCGCAATTCACTGATCCATTCCTGTAAATCTTCGGGCGTCTGTTTTACCTTGGAGCGTTCCACACGATCAGACCCCTTCGCAAACAGACAAATCGCGTGCTCTTCGTCGGCCCAGTCAATTCCTATCCAGGCCGCAAAAGATTCGATATCTATCTTTGTGCTTTCCATAACAACCTCCTTGCTTGCCACACGCTCGCCTTGATCCTGCGCAGTCCCTATAGTAGAGTCTTCCAAAGACGTCATCTGAGTATGCGTTTTTGATCAAAGCATCGCCCCCGTTCGAAGGTCCTTGCTTAGTCATCAAGTGTCGGGGCGGGAAATTCGTAACGAGGGCGTTGCGTGTTTTTGCTTCGCACTCCACTATTGTGCAGCAAAATCTC
Coding sequences within it:
- a CDS encoding IS110 family transposase, whose protein sequence is MESTKIDIESFAAWIGIDWADEEHAICLFAKGSDRVERSKVKQTPEDLQEWISELRIRFAGSKIAIAVEQTRGPLIYGLIGCEFMVLYPINPKSLARYREALCGSGAKDDPTDAELLLQFLRSHQDRLKAWFPEDPQTRKLRMLVEFRRKLVNRTTAIRNQITGLLKGYYPQALDSVAQVRTKMACDFLSRWPSLGQLQKARPAQLRKFYYQHNCRYVQLVDQRIAEIRTARALTEDEAIVSSSALMIEALVEELRPLLSQIDRFDKEIAKAFQAHPDREIFQSFPGAGPALAPRLAVALGTDRDRFESALEIQQFYGTAPVTERSGKHTWIHWRWACPKFGRQSFVEFAGESILFSRWASAFYKEQMRQKKTRHAAIRSLAYRWQRIIFRCWKNGTLYDEEKYLKALQRRNSPLVKLLNLPKTPKSAMQNRSGWSSAGDIITKLRQSTVEGNVQKTK